A section of the Phacochoerus africanus isolate WHEZ1 chromosome 4, ROS_Pafr_v1, whole genome shotgun sequence genome encodes:
- the PTGDR2 gene encoding prostaglandin D2 receptor 2 translates to MLANVTMKPLCPILEQMSRLQSHSNSSIRYIDHASVVLHGLASLLGLVENGLILFVVGCRMRQTVVTTWVLHLALSDLLATASLPFFTYFLAVGHSWELGTTFCKLHSSIFFLNMFASGFLLSAISLDRCLQVVRPVWAQNHRTVAAAHKVCLVLWALAVLNTVPYFVFRDTIKRLDGRIMCYYNVLLLNPGPDLDATCNSRQMALAVSKFLLAFAVPLAIIASSHAAVSAQLRQRGRRRSGRFVRLVAAVVAAFALCWGPYHVFSVLEARSHSNPELRPLVWRGLPFVTSLAFINSVVNPLLYVLTCPDVLRKLRRSLRSVLESVLVDDSELGGGGSSRRRRRASSTDASSASSSLGSRRLPQHVPARLFRWLGGSRAAPPRRDRARSQEERGPLNRALSTTSG, encoded by the coding sequence ATGTTGGCCAATGTCACGATGAAGCCGCTCTGTCCCATCCTGGAGCAGATGAGCCGCctgcaaagccacagcaactccagcaTCCGCTACATCGACCACGCGTCGGTGGTGCTGCACGGGCTGGCCTCGCTGCTGGGCCTGGTGGAGAACGGACTCATCCTCTTCGTGGTGGGCTGCCGCATGCGCCAGACCGTGGTCACCACCTGGGTGCTGCACCTGGCGCTGTCTGACCTGCTGGCCACGGCCTCCCTGCCCTTCTTCACCTACTTCCTGGCCGTGGGCCACTCGTGGGAGCTGGGCACCACCTTCTGCAAGCTGCACTCCTCCATCTTCTTCCTCAACATGTTCGCCAGCGGCTTCCTGCTCAGTGCCATCAGCCTGGACCGCTGCCTGCAGGTGGTGCGGCCCGTGTGGGCGCAGAACCACCGCACGGTGGCCGCGGCCCACAAGGTCTGCCTGGTGCTCTGGGCGCTGGCGGTGCTCAACACCGTGCCCTACTTCGTGTTCCGGGACACCATCAAGCGCCTGGACGGGCGCATCATGTGCTACTACAACGTGCTGCTCCTGAACCCCGGGCCCGACCTCGACGCCACGTGCAACTCGCGCCAGATGGCCCTGGCCGTCAGCAAGTTCCTGCTGGCCTTCGCCGTGCCGCTGGCCATCATCGCCTCGAGCCACGCGGCCGTGAGCGCGCAGCTGCGCCAACGCGGCCGCCGACGGTCCGGCCGCTTCGTGCGCCTGGTGGCGGCCGTGGTGGCTGCCTTTGCGCTCTGCTGGGGGCCCTACCACGTGTTCAGCGTGCTGGAGGCGCGCTCGCACTCGAATCCGGAGCTGCGGCCGCTCGTGTGGCGCGGGCTGCCCTTTGTCACCAGCCTGGCCTTCATCAACAGCGTGGTCAACCCGCTGCTCTACGTGCTCACCTGCCCCGACGTGCTGCGCAAGCTGCGGCGCTCGCTGCGCAGCGTGCTGGAGAGCGTGCTGGTGGACGACAGCGAGCTGGGTGGCGGGggcagcagccgccgccgccgtcgcGCCTCCTCCACCGAcgcctcctccgcctcctcttCGCTGGGCAGCCGCCGCCTGCCCCAGCACGTGCCCGCGCGCTTGTTCCGCTGGCTGGGGGGCAGCCGTGCAGCGCCCCCGCGGAGGGACCGGGCCCGATCCCAGGAGGAGCGGGGCCCCCTGAACCGGGCGCTGAGCACCACCTCGGGGTAG